A portion of the Macaca mulatta isolate MMU2019108-1 chromosome 2, T2T-MMU8v2.0, whole genome shotgun sequence genome contains these proteins:
- the GPR171 gene encoding G-protein coupled receptor 171, whose translation MTNSSFFCPVYKDLEPFTYFFYLVFLVGIIGSCFATWAFIQKNTNHRCVSIYLINLLTADFLLTLALPVKIVVDLGVAPWKLKIFHCQVTACLIYINMYLSIIFLAFVSIDRCLQLTHSCKIYRIQEPGFAKMISTVVWLMVLLIMVPNMMIPIKDIKEKSNVGCMEFKKEFGRNWHLLTNFICVAIFLNFSAIILISNCLVIRQLYRNKDNENYPNVKKALINILLVTTGYIICFVPYHIVRIPYTLSQTEVITDCSTRISLFKAKEATLLLAVSNLCFDPILYYHLSKAFRSKVTETFASPKETKAQKENLRCENNA comes from the coding sequence ATGACAAACAGTTCGTTCTTTTGCCCAGTTTATAAAGATCTGGAGCcattcacatattttttttatttagttttcctTGTTGGAATTATTGGAAGTTGTTTTGCAACCTGGGCTTTTATACAGAAGAATACGAATCACAGGTGTGTGAGCATCTACTTAATTAATTTGCTTACAGCTGATTTCCTGCTTACTCTGGCATTACCGGTGAAAATTGTTGTTGACTTGGGTGTGGCACCTTGGAAACTGAAGATATTCCACTGCCAAGTAACAGCCTGCCTCATCTATATCAATATGTACTTATCAATTATCTTCTTAGCATTTGTCAGCATTGATCGCTGTCTTCAGTTGACACACAGCTGCAAGATCTACCGAATACAAGAACCTGGATTTGCCAAAATGATATCAACGGTTGTGTGGCTAATGGTCCTTCTTATAATGGTGCCAAATATGATGATTCCCATCAAAGACATCAAGGAAAAGTCAAATGTGGGTTGTATGGAGTTTAAAAAGGAATTTGGAAGAAATTGGCATTTGCTGACAAATTTCATATGTgtagcaatatttttaaatttctcagccATCATTTTAATATCCAATTGCCTTGTAATTCGACAGCTCTACAGAAACAAAGATAATGAAAATTATCCAAATGTGAAAAAGGCTCTCATCAACATACTTTTAGTGACCACGGGCTACATCATATGCTTTGTTCCTTACCACATTGTCCGAATCCCATACACCCTCAGCCAGACAGAAGTCATAACTGATTGCTCAACCAGGATTTCACTCTTCAAAGCCAAAGAGGCTACACTGCTCCTGGCTGTGTCGAACCTGTGCTTTGATCCTATCCTGTACTATCATCTCTCAAAAGCATTTCGCTCAAAGGTCACTGAGACTTTTGCCTCACCTAAAGAGACCAAGGCTCAGAAAGAAAACTTAAGATGTGAAAATAATGCATAA